The Silene latifolia isolate original U9 population chromosome X, ASM4854445v1, whole genome shotgun sequence genome contains the following window.
CTTTAAACTAGGATGGAGATTATTGTGGTGGAAAGCAATCAAATTATGTGAAACCCATTAGTAAAATGCTTATCAATGAAGCTAGTTATCTTTCAGAGTCTACATATGTAGCTCCAGATCAGAACTCGGTTGTGAATTACAATCAAAGTTGCTCAAAATCTTCAGAAGCTAACAACCTGCTGAAAGATTCATGCAAGATAGCAACCAGAGAGGCATTGGTCAGTCAGGATGTTGTCAAAGATTCCAATTCATCATTTATTGATTCTCTTTGCTCAATGGTTCCTTGTAGCATTTCTTCAGAAATTGACAAGTCCTCGATGGGCGCAAAGAAAATTGATAACAGTAGAGTGATTACTGCTACTAGAAGCTTGAATACTGGCACAAAAACATCCTCGGAAAACTTCCGAACAAGTTCTAGTCAGAATGATGGAAAGATTGAGAGAAAGGAGAGTGCTAAGTTGATTCTTGGTGATGTTTGTGTTGATCCTATCAACCAGAAACAAAACAAATCTCTCAAGGACTATAGTAAGGGATCGCTAGGAAATTCTCCAACTTCACTTGAAAAAAATTTCAAATGTGGGCTTGAAGAACAAAAAGATAATGAGATATTGCTTTATGGTATGGCCAACAACTCCATTAATCCCAATGATTTATTGAAGGCCTTTTGTGGAGAATTAATGCCCGGTCGTGCTTCTGCCGAACTAAACGAGCAACATGAAAATATGAGGCTGCTGACAGTGGATCAACGTACCACTTGTCACAGCACTTTAACTGAGAAAATTCCTGTCAAACAGCCACTTGTTAGATCCATGGCAGGGTGTAGTACTCCCAAAAATAAGGAACAGCAACAGTATTTGAAATCAGTAGGAAGACCTGTCGATGATCATTGGGAGGAAGGTGATAAAAAGCGAGCGCAGGTGCATACTCATATGCAAGAGATATCGAAATCACCTCTTGTTTTGCATCACAGGACACGACGACTTACAGCCCCAAAGTACCCTGTCAATGATCTCCCAACAGGCATTCAGGCAGATGATCAAGGACCTAAAACTATCTTTCACAAGAGAAGAGAAGTTCCCCAGGGTCAATCAAAGAGTCTTCCTAACATTGAAAAGACAATAAGAAAACGAGTTAGTTTTTCAGATGCTGACATCAAACCTTGTTCAAATAAGAGGCTGAAAAAAAATCCCTCTTTTAAAACAGGTAAATATTATCTGGACACTTTCAATTTATGATCAATACCTAGATTTCCTGGTATCTTGTTATTGTGATCAGTTGTTCTCAACATGGCCAGGTAGAAGAGTCATCAACAGGCTTGAGCATATTGATGAAGAGCAAGGCATCACATCTCAAGAAGTAAAAGAGCGTCTAACAAACTGTTGCTTGAATAGAAGAAAGAAATTAGTATTCCAAGGATTAGACTTTTTGCTAACAGGCTTTTCTAAGAAGAAAGAACAAGAAATCGAAGCACTATTAAGGAAACATGGTGGCATGATCCTCTCTGATATCCCAACTCTTCCTCGTTCAAGGGGAAGGACTTCATTCAAAACTGATGCAGAAAGGCTTCCAGTTGTCATATGCTCAAGAAAGGTAGAGTTTTCTAAGCTTCGAGTTTTTTCCCTTTGTTTTCTTTATCATTTTGTAATTGAGCAGTCATTTATAATTAACGAACTGGAATTATTCAAGGCTTGTTAAAGAATATATGACTAAGTATGTCACTTGCACCGTACATGCCTACTAAGTTCCCCTTGTAAGTTTGAACATGCAGCTAAAATGCTAAGGCATAGAGCCGGAGCAGTGGTGAAGATAGGGGTAGGGCCCTGCTGGAAAATGAAAACTTTCAAAATTTTacattttcgaatttttttcgagTTTACCTTATAAGTTATTCCTTCACCCCTGCTGAAACTTTTTTCCCTCCCCTAACTCTGAACCTGGCTCCGCCTCAGGAAAGTGTGCCACTTACAAGGAATGAAgcttcattttcatatttttgttTTGCCATACTTTGGGCCACAATAGGAATACACTAGAAGATATATATCCACCCCAGTTGACTAAAAAAAATACCTAAGTAAACACTTAAAAATGATATTAAGTAGACCAACTGTTTGATAATTTTCAATACTGCTGTAACTGCACCTTTGGACTGACTGTTGTCTACCTCCTAGGTAATCGACTTTTGGACTTTTTTGTGGACTATTGTTGTGGAGTTGCAATCTAATGAGTAAATAAGTGACGACTATGACTTATGGCTGAGTGTTTTTATACCTGCCTGTTTCTCAAGACTCAAGAGGCTTGTATTCCAGCTAACTGAGTGTCTCGGCTTTTAGCTAGTTTTTATCTCCACATATTAGTGAATTGCTGACTAAGTCGCCCTACCAAACCTTGGATAAATGTTCTTATGTACATGTTTGGACTTTTCAAGTACAAGATCTATATTATTGTGTTCAAAGTACACAAGTCAGGCTATCGTTTAACAGCATACTATATTTTGTTCTGACTCCTCATCTGGTGAAATATCTATGCTCATCCTTGCTGGCAACACTTTCTTCTACTTTATAACCACAGCTACAATAATCCTCCTGATGCAAATAGTCGCAATTTAGTGTTAGATCTATTCTGCCTGTTTATTGTAGCTACAATACCGATCTTTGTAAATGTCGTTTAAGACCATGTTTGCATCTTTGTTGCAGTTACAAACGACGACGTTCTTGTATGGCTGTGCTGTGAATGCCTTCTTGCTTAAAGCTGGTTGGGCATATGACTCCATTAAAGCTGGTTCTGTATTACCTCCTGATAAGTAAGTCATACAGCCTTTGTTTACATCAAATGAGTTGTGTTATTGCTTCTCGACTTCTACTCCTGCTATGCTGCTTTTACTACCAGGGTGGAATAACCAATAAAACATGAAAGAGGGGCAGAAAGAAAACAGAGAAAATAGTGTGTGTATCCTGGGTTTTTTTCTGAATCCATGAGATGAGGTTTTTCAACGGTTATGTCTATTTGCATCCTCACAAATCAAATTGATTGTTAGATTATCTGATAGTTAGATGCAAAATGCAATGCCAACTTGGTTTGCCAACTGGTTTGCATGCTGCTATCTTCCTGTGTTAAATGGAGCGTTGACGCTTTAGAGGATGGTAACAGTGTGGCATCTTAGTGCACTGTATTAGGAGATGCTTCCTTCTGCATACCTTATCTGAAATTAGCTTATGCTCATTGACAGATATGAAATATTGTCCAAGCGGGCTAAGAGGATGCTCAACCAAATTGGAAAATCAATTACTCAAAATGAGGTCGACTACGTCTTTGTCAAAGTTGGAATTATGCTGCATGGAACACACAGCTTTTGCACCAGATTTGCTAAATGTATTAAGGTACCTACTTCAACTTATGTATGCAACAATAAAAACAGCGGAAACTGTTTTTATCTACTTAGATAAACAGATATAATTGAAGCAACCCCGCATCCGAAAGTAGTTGCCTTAAAATCAGTGCATCACTGTCTCGTTTTTTCGGAGTAATCAAGTTCGACATCATTCTGACTTGCCATCCCTGCCTCTGCAACTTCAGCATGGACGGGGACTAGTGTACAAAAGTTTACAGTGGTTGGTTCAAAGCCTCGAAAAGAAGAAAATCTCTCTTGGAGCTATAGTCGTCGAGGAAGAGAATCGAGCAACTCGTCACCTGAAGAAGTATGCCTCCGAGCAAAAAATACCCGTTATGGTTAGTTGTACTAATCATCATTTAATATGTTAAAATAGATTTATCAGGAATCTCTAATATTTCTCTGTCTGAAAACTCGGTCTGACTTGCTTTTGGTATTCCTCACAGCCAGCGAGCTGGATTGTAAATAGCTTATTTGAAGGGAAGTTACTTCCTATACCGGATAGCATCAATTCGCGGCAACCACCAGCTATCAAAGTCCCTGTGGTCTCTTCATTACAGGATTGGAGTCAAGAGATCTGATATTTTGATTACAGCCAAGTTAATTAATCATTACTCTGGTATATATATTATTCTCCATCTAGAGTCTCGACTGATACCTAAATTTGTTACCATTTTTTGGTTTGTTCTCAACGATATTCTTGGATGAGTTTTTTATTTCATCCCTTGTATGAACAATAATTGTTAATGTTATGTAATATGATCCAGTTTTCCAAAAACTGTAAATACTTCATGATTGTATGCAGAATTGTGTTCACTTGAAAATTGAAATCGTAACAGCATCTATGTTGGTCGTTTAGTTGCCGACAGTGCCGGTTCCAGACCAATACATAACTTCAATTCATGAGAATTATTTGATTGATTGACACCAAAGATAACAATTGGAACTCCTGAGAACATAAAATTCTTCTAGGTTACTTATACATGGACTCGGTTTTGATAATTGTATTCAATCGAAGTATGTATTTCATGTGTATCAGATACCCTTTGGCTCTCCCCAATAACAGTGATTCTATCCATACgcacaaattttcatttgtgaCGGGTAAAATCCATCTCAAACTTGTTAAGTGAGACAAAGGGGTAAGTGGGAGGGGCAAGTGAGAgggttgtgagaggtcacaagcttgtgaccgtcacaagcaagacgggcTGATACATATGAGCCAGTTAATTATCACAAAAATTAAAGATCTACCTACAATGATATCCCCGGTGTACATTCTTGAGCAGTAGTAGCATGCTGAAGGTGCACTGAAAACTGATGTTTGCAATTACAAGCTTTAAATTACATCAAGTACCAGTTTATCATTAACAGTACAGTAATTAACAAGGATCCGAAATTCTAAACAAGCTCTGCTATAAGATTGACTCTGCCTAAAACTACTATAACGACCCTATGAAACTTGATAGTTaatgaaaaatcaaaaaccaGAAAACATTAAACCCTCAATTTACATAATTAAACTAATCATCCATTTTATCAACAAATGTCGAAGAGAGCATTCAATACTATGTACCACTCTCTTCCTCCCCAGCTTCAAATGCTTTAACACTCTCTACGACATCCTGGATCTTCCTCGAAAGGCTCTGGTTATGTTCATCGATGTGTTCAAACACCATCTCGAGATGTCTTTTGTATGTTGCACATCGCTTCTTCTCAATAGCCAATTGCTGTGATAGATCTCGGATTTTGTCGTGCTCATTCTGCGGAAGCAGCACCAGGGTCAATTATGATGGAATGCAATGCTGCTTTCACTTTCTTAACCAATAAATAAGAACCAACACCCAACTCCAGATTCAGGGCGAGATTATTCATTGCATCATAACCTTTGTTACTCCGATATTTCACTTAGTTGCCGTATTCCGTACCCGATACGTATTTTGTCGGGTACGGTACGACACTTTGatacttcattttagaccaaaatatTCAAATTTTCACACAAAATAGCCGTATCAGATACTCCGATACATATTTTGCTGAATACGAGTAGACGAGTCTGAGTAACATAGATTATAACTAAGCCGTTACACCTAAGTTGAGGGGATTAGCTACAGGTCATTAACAACATCAACGCTACAATGACCGCTTAGCTGATCATACTGATCACCCTATACGTCTCCGGCAACATAATCCTAATCAGAAAGGAAAACACCAAAGACATTCTTATAATCTAGCGTCAACACTACAAACTTACAGTGGACAATTGGACATCCTTATAATGATCTTTACGCATCCTTCCGTTTTAAGTTCAAACAAACGACATAAATTTCCGACAATCTATTATCACACAGTTGGGAGGCTCAAAACTTCAAACAAAGGGCTTTCTAACTGTTGAAGATTTAACATTAACAAAGAATACTGGTGAACTAACTAACGTCGGTGTATAACAAGGCTTATCAGCTATATAAGCCTATAAGTCAGATTAGACACAGTAAATAGGACTAAGAGATTATCGCTTCAACAAGATAGAAGTAGCTAAGATGCTAACTCAAAAAAACCTAAAACTATGAATTTAAAACTAAATTCTGAATCCACGAAAACTTACAGGATATTGCTCAAAAATGAGATCTTTTCGGCCTTTTCCAGGTGTTAAAGGATGCGTGTGTTCCTTAACAAACTTCGTCACCACCCATTTACCAGAAGTCACTTTCCGTGCCAAAATCATTGCTCTACACCCCACCCTGGTTTCAACTCTTTGCCGAACAACCTTCTCACGTTTATCAGCCAATTTATAACCTTCCTTATTACATACCAATGATCTACCAATAGCTGTCCCATCTCGTCTTGATCGAGATAACTTGCTAACTCGAATAACAAATCCCACGCGTGTAGCATAGGCATTATAAAATGCATGTGCAGCTGCTTCTGACTCAAATTCTTGTCCAACATAGGGCTCATCTAATGGCTCCCCAACTGGAATATCGCTCTCGAATAATTCTTCATTTATCTCATCATCTTGGCTTTGTCCCCCTTCCACAGAGCTTCCCCCCATTTCATTCTCATTACAACCCTTCTCCTCTGTCTCCACCGAGTTtccctctccgtcaccattaaCATCTCCATTGACCCCAAAGTCCACTGCATTTTGACCACTATCCATGACTCAATTCATTCGATTTCAAACAACAAAAACTCAACAAGTTCGCGGAAAAAAGGTAAATCATAAGAAAGCTCATGGGTCATATTCAGTCTTCAGAATTCTATACAACCACTTAGTCACCTACTGACCTACCCAAGCTAGGAAAAAACTTACtgcctccgtcccaatcatttgtttaccttttatatattCTTTGTAAGGGGTATGTTAATCACAGGTAAACAAATGATGATCAGGAGAAAGGGAGTAGCATATTGGTAAGTAATGGCATAGTTTCTATTTTAATAGAGTCAAAAACTCGCTATTCTTTAGTCCTAGATTACCATGGAACAAAGCAAAAGGGGCTCACTAACCTCACCACAGTTCTTTTTATTGCGGGGAAGTGGTAAACGACCCCCTTAAGTTTGCTATGATGTGAGATTACCCTTAACTTTGTAGTGGAGTAAACAAGTCCCTTAACTTTGCTataaagtgaaatcaagccatttctATTTTTCCGGTCAAAATCTCACCGGAAttttcaatttctcaccaaattaTTGTGAAGTAATAGTCATTCCATTGAAATCCACAGCGATACAACCCAATTTAAGACGGGTCATCCATAAACAACCTCTATGTATTGTTCAACATTTTTTAATGCTACAATTCCACAATTTATACTACAACACATTCACCAAAACAAAATTTCAACTACTTGCAAGTTGCAACCCactgaaaataaaattaaaaaaaaaaacatcttcCAACAATTACCTATATAAAGATGATAAATTTAAGGGTCTAATCAACAATAACATTAATTAACTACCGAAAATTATACAAAGAAAAAAAGGGACAAATTTGCAAagaaaaaaccctaaaaaattacTTACTTGATCAAATGAAGAGAATTGCAAAGTGGTAAATCTCTCAATTCACACCAATTTAATTTTTTCAAATTACtaatcaatttttttaaaaaaaatattttcaagTTTTGGGGAAAAATGTTGGTACTCTTGGTAAAGTATTGAAACAATGAAACTTCAAAAGGAGttaaaaagaggagaaaaatgtGTGTGCGTGTGTATTAGCACACGTGATACATCACGTGATAgtgttatttgttttattttattttattttattgttggaaaataatttatttatttaattatttataggCCAAATTATAAATTCCACACTCAAACAATTTCACCAAAACAATTCAGTAAGTCTTCTAAGTGATCATAGTGTTCAACATTGATCAACAACATTATCCCAATTATTTTTAGGGCTCTCGTAaattacggaataaggaagtcgGACGTATGCGGTCTTACTCTACGTTTTAATTTGGTGGTTACGAAATTTAACTTATACTAATAATTTTGCAGGTATTGATTGATCTCAACATAACTCGACGATATACACTTGTTCAATATTTTGAATAGGATTGTATGACGTTGTCACGTTGGTGTTATGTTAAACGGCGAATGTTATTTATGCATGTTAAGTGTTCGATAAAATGCCTCAACGAGATTTTATATTCATGGGCTGCTTGATGCTTGAATTCTAACCTTTAAAATGATTTTGATTATTTTCTAGCCATTTATAGTTTTCTGGGTTATTGGGATTCGCGCTGTCGTAGTTAGTTGCTGTTGGGTTAGTAATATCTCGAATCGTTTGAAAATTTGCAGTTACATGATAATTTTGGTGTAAATAGTGAGTATGCTTTTGTGGTATTATACATCCTTTGGTTGA
Protein-coding sequences here:
- the LOC141618788 gene encoding uncharacterized protein LOC141618788, with protein sequence MATLPFRPPQFSDDAAWLPPWLQPNHSQSSMTPFLRDDDNFPNSLQNVDIPKGDNNHAKDLNLLLSGGSVHKPYNVCRLYLSGEDSSPITLTPCEKVLHFNLYLSTDGTSSINDTSQNDFVDFVKSADDKALHPIEELHSPIKNSLCNMDNDNSVIKLCPRPKENCSDKVCKKTPRNSRNCKPDNSEIYNAKGAECDDIIDAIELSVAASEALVIHEIIQTESILEAMSSAATLEIALRVKQARVDGVQDSLYCLNDTDSISETLSDLSDSDLEDVYNDVGFSISRLDNISSMDPSVSRVKDTPMAHMHPDGEGEVQSEWDQDMRPMENNLGTDRSKDWPNVTFNMEQHEKSSRNANFDSVPETPYHPGFETLDNIQVNQGESNDKIDDDNLAHQNLTSSLQLLHPGKTDMKKDDGGSSCQYQSRWLGGWGAKDGDYCGGKQSNYVKPISKMLINEASYLSESTYVAPDQNSVVNYNQSCSKSSEANNLLKDSCKIATREALVSQDVVKDSNSSFIDSLCSMVPCSISSEIDKSSMGAKKIDNSRVITATRSLNTGTKTSSENFRTSSSQNDGKIERKESAKLILGDVCVDPINQKQNKSLKDYSKGSLGNSPTSLEKNFKCGLEEQKDNEILLYGMANNSINPNDLLKAFCGELMPGRASAELNEQHENMRLLTVDQRTTCHSTLTEKIPVKQPLVRSMAGCSTPKNKEQQQYLKSVGRPVDDHWEEGDKKRAQVHTHMQEISKSPLVLHHRTRRLTAPKYPVNDLPTGIQADDQGPKTIFHKRREVPQGQSKSLPNIEKTIRKRVSFSDADIKPCSNKRLKKNPSFKTGRRVINRLEHIDEEQGITSQEVKERLTNCCLNRRKKLVFQGLDFLLTGFSKKKEQEIEALLRKHGGMILSDIPTLPRSRGRTSFKTDAERLPVVICSRKLQTTTFLYGCAVNAFLLKAGWAYDSIKAGSVLPPDKYEILSKRAKRMLNQIGKSITQNEVDYVFVKVGIMLHGTHSFCTRFAKCIKHGRGLVYKSLQWLVQSLEKKKISLGAIVVEEENRATRHLKKYASEQKIPVMPASWIVNSLFEGKLLPIPDSINSRQPPAIKVPVVSSLQDWSQEI
- the LOC141618791 gene encoding uncharacterized protein LOC141618791, coding for MDFGVNGDVNGDGEGNSVETEEKGCNENEMGGSSVEGGQSQDDEINEELFESDIPVGEPLDEPYVGQEFESEAAAHAFYNAYATRVGFVIRVSKLSRSRRDGTAIGRSLVCNKEGYKLADKREKVVRQRVETRVGCRAMILARKVTSGKWVVTKFVKEHTHPLTPGKGRKDLIFEQYPNEHDKIRDLSQQLAIEKKRCATYKRHLEMVFEHIDEHNQSLSRKIQDVVESVKAFEAGEEESGT